A part of Aegilops tauschii subsp. strangulata cultivar AL8/78 chromosome 2, Aet v6.0, whole genome shotgun sequence genomic DNA contains:
- the LOC109771476 gene encoding probable carbohydrate esterase At4g34215, with product MRIFLLSGQSNMAGRGGVHHRRWDGVVPPECAPDPSILRLSAALAWEEAREPLHADIDTTKTCGVGPGMAFARAILPRLEPPGTAGVGLVPCAVGGTAIREWARGEHLYEQMVRRARAATECGEIEAVLWYQGESDAESDAETAAYQGNVERLIANIRADLGMPHLPFIQVALASGNKRNIEKVREAQLSINLLNVVTVDAIGLPLNEDNLHLTTEAQVKLGESLAQAYISNFLQATC from the exons ATGCGCATCTTCCTTCTCTCAGGGCAGAGCAACATGGCCGGCCGCGGCGGCGTGCACCACCGACggtgggacggggtcgtgccGCCGGAGTGCGCGCCGGACCCCTCCATCCTCCGCCTCTCCGCCGCGCTCGCATGGGAAGAGGCCCGCGAGCCGCTGCACGCCGACATCGACACGACCAAGACCTGCGGCGTCGGCCCcgggatggccttcgcccgcgccaTTCTCCCGCGGCTGGAGCCCCCAGGCACCGCCGGGGTCGGGCTCGTACCATGCGCCGTCGGCGGCACGGCCATACGGGAGTGGGCCCGCGGGGAGCACCTGTACGAGCAGATGGTGCGGCGCGCGCGCGCCGCGACCGAGTGCGGCGAGATCGAGGCCGTGCTGTGGTACCAGGGGGAGAGCGATGCAGAGTCCGATGCCGAAACGGCGGCGTATCAGGGGAACGTGGAGAGGTTGATAGCAAATATCAGGGCAGATCTTGGGATGCCGCATCTACCATTCATTCAG GTTGCTCTCGCATCTGGGAATAAAAGGAACATTGAAAAAGTGAGGGAGGCTCAGCTTAGCATTAACTTGCTGAATGTTGTAACTGTGGATGCAATTGGCCTGCCCTTGAACGAAGATAATTTGCATCTTACCACTGAAGCACAAGTAAAGCTTGGAGAAAGTCTTGCACAAGCCTACATCAGTAACTTTTTACAAGCAACCTGCTAG